From a single Silene latifolia isolate original U9 population chromosome 6, ASM4854445v1, whole genome shotgun sequence genomic region:
- the LOC141588426 gene encoding uncharacterized protein LOC141588426 translates to MYRVHFIEYNVQFIHIKVEAVMARSIFYLTMLGTLNYVLSATEKFGGATSLAEIEPFRKCVADCEMLDIAAVGSLFTWNNKQKPEERIYSRLDRFLGKAKELLPLVRNSWDYNIGGTHSFMLAKNLKNLKPELKKLNREGFSDIEKATGMLERQLEEMQQKLGTDPSDLQLISHEYEIAQKLKEMQIARDSFLYQKAKNAWIKEGD, encoded by the exons ATGTATAGGGTTCACTTCATTGAGTACAATGTTCAATTTATTCATATAAAGGTGGAAGCTGTGATGGCAAGGAGTATTTTCTACTTGACTATG CTGGGGACTTTAAATTATGTTCTCTCTGCCACTGAGAAGTTTGGGGGTGCTACTTCCCTAGCTGAGATTGAGCCTTTTCGGAAATGTGTTGCTGATTGTGAGATGTTAGATATTGCTGCAGTTGGATCCTTGTTCACCTGGAACAATAAACAGAAGCCTGAGGAGAGGATTTACAGTAGACTTGATAGATTCCTG GGCAAAGCTAAAGAATTATTACCTCTGGTGAGAAACTCTTGGGACTATAACATTGGTGGGACACACTCGTTCATGCTGGCAAAAAACTTAAAGAATTTGAAACCAGAGTTGAAAAAACTGAACAGGGAGGGCTTTAGTGACATTGAGAAAGCTACTGGCATGCTAGAGAGGCAGTTAGAGGAGATGCAACAGAAGTTAGGTACTGATCCATCAGACTTGCAGTTGATCAGTCATGAATATGAGATTGCTCAGAAGCTTAAAGAGATGCAGATTGCAAGAGATAGCTTCCTGTATCAGAAAGCCAAAAATGCATGGATTAAGGAGGGGGATTAA